In Chitinivorax sp. PXF-14, the DNA window CGGCCACCTTCTACGGTGGCGCCGCCGAGGGTTACACCGACTACCCGACGCTGGCCCAGCTCGAAACCCAGTCGGCTTAATCGGCAGCGGGCGCCGCGCCGCGCCGCGCCCGTCCGACATCGATCAACACATTCCGGAGCCCCCATGGCACACCTGTTCGAACCCTTGACGCTGCGTGGCGTCACCTTCCCCAACCGCATCGGCGTGTCGCCGATGTGCCAGTATTCGGCCGAGGATGGTCTGGCCAACGACTGGCACCTGGTCCACCTCGGCGGCCGTGCCGTCGGTGGCGCCGGCCTGATCATCGCCGAGGCGGCCGCGGTGGCGCCCGAGGGCCGCATCACGCCGGCCGACCTCGGTTTGTGGAACGACGAGCAGATCGACCCGCTCGCGCGCATCAACGCCTTCATCCACAGCCAGGGCTCGGTAGCGGGCATTCAGCTGGCGCACGCCGGGCGCAAGGCGGCCACGGCCCTGCCGTGGATCACGCAGACCGGCACGCTGAGCGAGGCGGACGGCGGCTGGCAGCCGGTTGCGCCGTCGCCGCTGGCGTTTGCCGACGGCTATGCCACCCCGGCCGAGCTCGACGAGGCCGCCATCACGTCGCTCGTGCGGTCCTTTGCCGATGCGGCGCAGCGCGCGCTGGAAGCCGGTTTCAAGACCATCGAGATCCACGCGGCGCACGGCTACCTGCTGCACGAA includes these proteins:
- a CDS encoding NADH:flavin oxidoreductase/NADH oxidase, producing MAHLFEPLTLRGVTFPNRIGVSPMCQYSAEDGLANDWHLVHLGGRAVGGAGLIIAEAAAVAPEGRITPADLGLWNDEQIDPLARINAFIHSQGSVAGIQLAHAGRKAATALPWITQTGTLSEADGGWQPVAPSPLAFADGYATPAELDEAAITSLVRSFADAAQRALEAGFKTIEIHAAHGYLLHEFLSPISNQRTDRYGGSFDNRTRLLKEVVGAVRSVWPERLPLLTRVSATDWVADGWHAEETVLLARELKALGVDLLDCSSGGNLASAQIPVGPGYQTPFAEQVRRGSGLASAAVGLITDPAQADQIVRNGQADMVLLARELLRDPYWPMHAAQALGRATSWPVQYLRAAPHGSTVRQPLAD